The following is a genomic window from bacterium.
AACTGGAAAAAGAACTATATTTTGAATATAAAATTGGAAAAGCGTATATCGGTTTAATACATACACTTGTATTCGCCGCTTTCCGTGTTCAAACAAAAAAGATAATCGTTGAAATTACTTTGCGCAAAATGCTCAAAAGCCCCAGAATTAAAAAAACTTTACAATTTCAAAAGAGAAGGTGGGCATATTTTTTGGATATAAAGGAATCAAAAGATATAGACAAGGAACTAATTGATTGGATTAAGCAATCCTGCGAATAAATTAGGTTTAAAAGAGCTCCCCCCTGGCAATTTTCCCCTATGCAAAGTTCTTTTGTATGTTGAAATATAACTTAAAAAGATAATAAAAAATCAACTTGACATCTTTCCAATTATGTAACATATTCGTATTATAATGGGATATGTTTATATAACCCCCATATAACTTATAAAAGGAGGTAGTATGCGAAAATTTTTGATTTCGTTAGTTATTCTCTTTTCAGGGAATTTTCTCTTTGCCGCCCCTGTATCAATACAAACGGCAGAAAAAGTTGCAAAGAACTGGTATTACGATAAAGGGAATCTAACTAAAAGCCAAATTTCCGTAACAGATAATTTTACAGAATCCAGCACCAAAGGAAATCTTTTTTATATTTTCAATTTCAAGCCAAATGGTTTCGTAATCGTAAGTGCGGAAGATGCAACCGTCCCTATTCTTGGATACTCTTTTGAAGGACAATATACCGCTACCAATCATCCGATCCAGTTTGACGAATGGATGGATAATTACAAAAAACAAATCATATACGTAAAAGATAACCTTACAAAAGCTCCGAGACAAAACGTTGACCAGTGGAACAACTTAACTATTGAGCCACAATATTTTGTAAAAGGTTCTAAGGAGAAAGCCGTAAGCCCTTTGCTTACTACTACCTGGGCGCAAGAAAATATTTACGGTGGTTCTCCCATAATTTACAATACTCAATGCCCGATGATTGGCGGAACACACTGTCTTGTTGGTTGTGCAGCCGTAGCTATGGGGCAAATAATGAAGTATTTCAACCATCCGACACAGGGTGTAGGGTCACATTCTTATTACGACACCGCCGGTTGTGCGCAAACTGTTTCGGCTGATTTTGGGGCAACAACTTACGATTGGGGAAATATGCCAACTTCTCTTTCAAGCTCAACCACAAACCAGAGAAATGCTGTCGGTACATTGTTGTTTCATTGCGGAGTTGCCGTTAATATGAGATACGGAACCAGCGCTTCCGGCGCTTATGTTCCTTCGCCGGTTTACGCACTTAAAACCTATTTTTCCTACAATGAAAACCTTGGTATAATATACAGGTCAAGTTACTCAACAGATACTGCATGGGCTCGTATAATGAGGACGGAATTAGACAGCAGCCGACCGGTTCTTTATTCAGGACAGGGTTCAGGCGGACACGCTTTTGTTATGGATGGATACAGCACAAATACTTATTTTCATTTTAACTGGGGATGGGAAGGGAGCGAGAATGGGTATTTCTACTTAACTGACTTGACCCCGGCAAGTTATAACTTTAATAGCAGTCAAGCTGCAGTAATTCTTATTAAACCGGCTGTCCCGACCCCGGATATATCTGTTTCGCCGGATACTTTAAGATTTACATGGACCGGTAGTAAAAAAAGGTTATTATCTCCTTCAACAAAAGGCATAACAGATACATTATATTATGCCAGCACCCCTAATTGGGGTTATGGCGTTTCTAATGGCTGGGGTATGGCAACAAGATTTACCCCCGAAGCATATCCTTGCACTTTGAAATCCGTAATTTGGTTTCCCGGAGCAAAAGATACTTCTTGCGAAGTTCATATATGGAGTGATAATGGAGGGGGTCCCGGAACTAATTTGGTTAGTGCCTTTACCTACACACCTACAGTAACTCAAAATTGGGAAAAGAAAAATCTTCCAACACCTGCGGTTATAGATGCCGGTAATTTCTGGGTTGGATGGATGCAAAAAGCAAATAATGTATTTTTTAATATGGCAGATACAACTGTTAAGATAGGAAGAAGCTATTATTACAACGGCTCGTGGAACCTAGTTAACGCTGGAATTTTTGGTGCTACAGGAGAATTGCTGATTAGATCTATCGTAACCAGCGGCAGTTATGATACGGTAAGGACTTTAGTCGTATCTAACCCCGGAACGGCAACTCTTAACATTTCAAATATTACAGTCAGTGATTCATGGATAACGGCTGTAACACCTACGGTATTTAATGTTAGCGCTAAAGGGACTCAAAATGTTACGGTAACAGTTACAAAAGACGGCTTAAGTACGGGTTATCATTATGGGCATTTAACTATTACTTCCAATGACCCGGACGAAAGTCCAACAAACGTTCCCATCAAGTTCTATATACCTTCCTCAACTCCGGATATTGCAGTTACTCAAGATACTTTGAGATTCACATGGGACGACAGTGGAAAGAAAGCGCTTTCCTATTCTTGCCCTCCGAAAGAAGCTTATACTGACAACAAATTGGTTTTAACAAAAAATAATGTTTGTCTTTTAAATAAAAATGAAAACAAAAAATTTGCACCTTCAATAAGAGTTACGCAAGACGCTAACCAATCTCCGCTAACTTTCTCTTGTTGTCTGGATTCTAAAGCCACTCTTGATACGCTTATATACGATGATAACAACGTAACAGGTAATTATGCATGGGGCGCCGGAGCAAGAATGGGATCAAGAATGACCCCTACACAGTCTTGCCAGATTATGGCCGTCCAAATATATTGCACCAATGCGCAAACCTATAAAGTAGGACTTTATAACTGGACAGGAAGTGCGCCGGGCACTCAATTGTTGGAAACAGGAAACGTATCTTCAACTTCAGGGGGATGGAATACAACGGATGTCTCGGCATCTAATATAAATGTTACCGGAGATTTTGTTGCTTCTTTTAATATGATAGATACTATTGCGCGAATCGGGGCAAACCAAACTAATAATGGAAGAGCTTGGGATTATAATGGTTCCGGATGGGCAGCATGGACAGAAACCTATTTCATCCGCGCTATCGTTTCTTACGGTGGAGGTGGCGGCACTTATGACACATTACAAACAATGACGGTCAGAAACGACGGTGGCGGGGGTTTGAATGTAACCAATATTACCAAGAGCCAATCATGGATTACTTCCGTATCACCTACAAGTTTTACAGTCCCGGCCGGCAGTTCTCAGAACGTTACTGTAATAGTCAATAAAACAGGCCTTAGCAACGGGACACATCTTGGCACTCTTACTATCGCTTCTGATGATCCCGACGAAGGTTCTTATGTTGAACCGGTTAAATTCGTTGTTGTGCACTTAGGCGTAGAAGAAAACCAGAGTTTCTCTTTCAACTTGTCACAAAACTATCCTAACCCGGCAAATTCAGTAACTCAAATTGAATATGCTTTGCCTAACGCTACAAAAGTTACGCTTAAAATCTACGATGCATCAGGCAGACCGGTACGAACTTTAATACAAGAGGAACAAACCGCAGGCAAATACAATACATTCTGGAATGGCAAAGATGACAAAGGCAATAAACTTGGAAACGGTATTTATTTCTATCGCCTTGAAACGGATAAATCCGTAACGACAAAGAAACTGACCTTATTGAAATAAACTAATTAGAACACAAGCCCTTTGGAACATTCCAAAGGGCTTGTGTTTTTTTAAACTACTCGAGAAATTTAATATCCTAATTTTTCATCCTTTAAAAAGTTTTTTCTTGCAAGTCTCTTTTTTTTTGCTAATTATTAAACAATGAACGGAACTGAAAAAAACCATAGAGCGCACAGAGGAAAAATTAGTCCGGAGTTTACCCCGAAGAAGTCGAAGATCCCGCTGTGGCGGTGGGCGGGGTAGTTGGTTTTAATGAATTTGATTATAAGGAGGGAGGATGAGCAAACTTGTAGAATGTGTTCCAAATTTTTCCGAGGGTAAATCAATAGAGATAATAGATAAAATCGTAGCAGAAATAACTGCCGTTCCTGATGTTAAGCTAACGGACAAACAAATGAATGCCGACCATAATCGCGCAGTCATTACGTTTGTGGGAACGCCGGAAGCTTGTAAAAAAGCAGCTTTTAACGCCTGTAAATGCGCAATGAAATTAATAGATTTGCGAACCCACAAAGGCGAACACCCGCGTATGGGAGCCACGGATGTCATTCCTTTTATTCCTATATCAGACGTAACAATGGAAGAATGCGTTGAATTGTCACGTTCTCTTGCAAAAGAAATAGCGGAAAAATTGAACATTCCAACTTACTTATACGAAGAGTCTGCGGCCACTCCGGAAAGAAAAGACCTTGCTTATATTCGCAAAGGAGAGTTTGAAGGATTACAGAAATCCATAAAAGCAGACCCGTCAAGAAAACCGGATTTCGGGCCTTCCGAGCTTCACCCTTCTGCCGGAGCAACAGTAGTCGGGGCAAGACATTATCTTGTTGCGTACAATATAAATCTTAATACTAACAACCTCGATATTGCCAAAGCCATTGCAAAAGCAATAAGATTCAGAGACGGTGGGTTCAAATACGTCAAAGCGCTCGGCTTTGAAATAAAAGAAAGGGGTATCGTTCAGGTTTCCATTAATTTGACCAATTATACGGGAACACCTATTTTCAGGGTATTTGAGGCAGTCGTACGGGAAGCCGAAAGATACGGAGTTTCCGTAACCGGGTCGGAAGTCGTGGGAGTATTACCTTTACAGGCAATGGTAGACGTAGCAAACTGGTATTTGAAACTGGAAAACTTTTCCGCTAATCA
Proteins encoded in this region:
- a CDS encoding DUF5655 domain-containing protein; this translates as MKIKINKESTFPLDYHFRGERVSMKPLFDELVTKLEKELYFEYKIGKAYIGLIHTLVFAAFRVQTKKIIVEITLRKMLKSPRIKKTLQFQKRRWAYFLDIKESKDIDKELIDWIKQSCE
- a CDS encoding C10 family peptidase; this encodes MRKFLISLVILFSGNFLFAAPVSIQTAEKVAKNWYYDKGNLTKSQISVTDNFTESSTKGNLFYIFNFKPNGFVIVSAEDATVPILGYSFEGQYTATNHPIQFDEWMDNYKKQIIYVKDNLTKAPRQNVDQWNNLTIEPQYFVKGSKEKAVSPLLTTTWAQENIYGGSPIIYNTQCPMIGGTHCLVGCAAVAMGQIMKYFNHPTQGVGSHSYYDTAGCAQTVSADFGATTYDWGNMPTSLSSSTTNQRNAVGTLLFHCGVAVNMRYGTSASGAYVPSPVYALKTYFSYNENLGIIYRSSYSTDTAWARIMRTELDSSRPVLYSGQGSGGHAFVMDGYSTNTYFHFNWGWEGSENGYFYLTDLTPASYNFNSSQAAVILIKPAVPTPDISVSPDTLRFTWTGSKKRLLSPSTKGITDTLYYASTPNWGYGVSNGWGMATRFTPEAYPCTLKSVIWFPGAKDTSCEVHIWSDNGGGPGTNLVSAFTYTPTVTQNWEKKNLPTPAVIDAGNFWVGWMQKANNVFFNMADTTVKIGRSYYYNGSWNLVNAGIFGATGELLIRSIVTSGSYDTVRTLVVSNPGTATLNISNITVSDSWITAVTPTVFNVSAKGTQNVTVTVTKDGLSTGYHYGHLTITSNDPDESPTNVPIKFYIPSSTPDIAVTQDTLRFTWDDSGKKALSYSCPPKEAYTDNKLVLTKNNVCLLNKNENKKFAPSIRVTQDANQSPLTFSCCLDSKATLDTLIYDDNNVTGNYAWGAGARMGSRMTPTQSCQIMAVQIYCTNAQTYKVGLYNWTGSAPGTQLLETGNVSSTSGGWNTTDVSASNINVTGDFVASFNMIDTIARIGANQTNNGRAWDYNGSGWAAWTETYFIRAIVSYGGGGGTYDTLQTMTVRNDGGGGLNVTNITKSQSWITSVSPTSFTVPAGSSQNVTVIVNKTGLSNGTHLGTLTIASDDPDEGSYVEPVKFVVVHLGVEENQSFSFNLSQNYPNPANSVTQIEYALPNATKVTLKIYDASGRPVRTLIQEEQTAGKYNTFWNGKDDKGNKLGNGIYFYRLETDKSVTTKKLTLLK
- the ftcD gene encoding glutamate formimidoyltransferase, with amino-acid sequence MSKLVECVPNFSEGKSIEIIDKIVAEITAVPDVKLTDKQMNADHNRAVITFVGTPEACKKAAFNACKCAMKLIDLRTHKGEHPRMGATDVIPFIPISDVTMEECVELSRSLAKEIAEKLNIPTYLYEESAATPERKDLAYIRKGEFEGLQKSIKADPSRKPDFGPSELHPSAGATVVGARHYLVAYNINLNTNNLDIAKAIAKAIRFRDGGFKYVKALGFEIKERGIVQVSINLTNYTGTPIFRVFEAVVREAERYGVSVTGSEVVGVLPLQAMVDVANWYLKLENFSANQILEKKIWGGENE